The following are encoded in a window of Maridesulfovibrio bastinii DSM 16055 genomic DNA:
- a CDS encoding DNA integrity scanning protein DisA nucleotide-binding domain protein — MCSNSFANLCIFHIMDGLRDGLSHFSHPSRTALLYAINPDDPIRIYDPQDLLRGHEPVLEKIFLESEDWKPGSGHKEQSRLIKVVKNKNLELSGLITCGARSNSIFYQRWFTEHHPDLCSTGPTESWLEYAALLLSEDFATQNILRIDSSGHLLREYATHAVRDYIVDQRNMVMGWDTQIRVYPILDAILGISKTKEEGAWAKGDLIFIEPSELNGINFIAKFPKNERPELKNHKHVRKLLQSVEFSGRKLVSDGKEVVGIANCAPTDNSITAHFRGEFGFLYLSKNPVCSFSDAKFSSTNYHPNLVQLEEVLIELNIDPNDRHEMFKIVNKLVSSAGHRSHGCTLVLDFNDEPVDIAGQTLEEPIDLREPEMESLARSLTKLDGAVHIGKDLHLHGFACLLDGRSVSGENRARGARFNSALRFTAERDNIVIIVVSSDKPVSIIQHGIELTAQCNWQQQFACVTTPPELEEWINP, encoded by the coding sequence ATGTGTTCCAACTCTTTCGCCAATTTATGCATATTTCATATTATGGATGGATTAAGAGACGGCCTTTCACATTTCTCACATCCAAGCCGAACGGCCCTATTGTATGCAATCAATCCTGATGATCCTATAAGAATTTATGATCCTCAGGATCTTCTGCGTGGTCATGAACCGGTCCTTGAAAAAATCTTTCTTGAATCGGAAGACTGGAAACCGGGATCAGGCCACAAGGAACAAAGCCGGCTTATTAAAGTTGTAAAAAACAAAAATCTGGAACTATCAGGCCTTATTACCTGTGGAGCACGCTCTAACAGTATTTTCTATCAACGCTGGTTTACAGAGCACCATCCGGATCTCTGCTCTACAGGACCGACTGAAAGCTGGCTTGAATACGCAGCTCTTCTGCTTTCTGAAGACTTTGCGACACAAAATATTTTACGCATAGACAGTTCCGGCCACCTGCTCAGAGAATATGCAACACACGCGGTCCGCGACTATATTGTTGATCAGAGAAATATGGTTATGGGCTGGGATACACAGATAAGGGTCTATCCTATTCTTGATGCAATTCTAGGTATTTCAAAAACAAAAGAAGAAGGAGCATGGGCTAAAGGAGATTTAATCTTTATTGAACCCTCAGAACTCAACGGGATAAATTTCATAGCCAAATTTCCTAAAAATGAAAGGCCAGAGTTAAAAAATCATAAGCACGTACGAAAACTTCTGCAATCAGTTGAATTTTCAGGAAGAAAACTTGTTTCAGACGGTAAGGAAGTTGTTGGAATTGCCAATTGCGCACCGACTGACAATTCAATAACCGCTCATTTCAGAGGAGAATTCGGATTCCTTTACCTTTCTAAAAATCCTGTATGCAGCTTCTCGGACGCTAAGTTCTCTTCCACAAATTATCATCCGAACCTCGTTCAACTTGAGGAAGTTCTGATTGAACTTAATATTGATCCCAATGACCGCCATGAAATGTTCAAGATAGTCAACAAGCTGGTGAGCAGTGCAGGACATAGGAGTCATGGCTGCACACTCGTGCTTGATTTTAATGATGAGCCTGTAGACATTGCCGGGCAGACTCTTGAAGAACCGATTGATTTGCGGGAACCTGAAATGGAATCACTGGCGCGCTCACTTACTAAACTTGACGGAGCAGTTCACATCGGGAAAGACCTTCACCTCCACGGTTTTGCCTGTCTTCTTGACGGACGCAGTGTTTCTGGTGAAAACCGGGCCAGAGGAGCAAGATTCAATTCCGCCCTACGCTTCACAGCTGAGCGTGACAATATTGTTATTATCGTAGTTTCTTCAGATAAACCTGTATCAATAATTCAGCATGGTATTGAGCTGACAGCACAATGTAACTGGCAGCAGCAATTTGCATGTGTAACTACTCCACCTGAACTTGAAGAGTGGATAAATCCATAA
- the ilvN gene encoding acetolactate synthase small subunit, which yields MHNYVINLLVRNHAGVMSQITGLFSRRNFNLEGIVCGPVGDGGRSRMYLTVASDSKLEQILLQLQKLYDVLEVSRDDDNSVKELLSGLKDSPEYENSMLKAG from the coding sequence ATGCATAACTATGTGATCAATCTTCTGGTTAGAAACCATGCCGGTGTAATGAGTCAGATTACGGGACTTTTCTCCCGCAGAAATTTTAACCTTGAAGGAATAGTCTGTGGTCCTGTTGGAGATGGTGGAAGAAGCAGAATGTATCTTACGGTGGCCAGTGATTCCAAACTTGAACAGATTCTTCTGCAGTTGCAGAAGCTTTATGACGTGCTTGAAGTCAGCCGGGATGATGATAATTCCGTCAAAGAACTTCTTTCCGGGCTTAAAGATTCACCTGAATACGAAAATTCCATGCTTAAAGCAGGTTAG
- the ilvB gene encoding biosynthetic-type acetolactate synthase large subunit encodes MEKRKQEGVIMKLSGAEIIINMLERQGITTVAGIPGGSTLPIYDALGKSSIKHILSRHEQGAGFIAQGMARTTGKAAVCLATSGPGVTNLLTAIADACLDSIPIIAITGQVTNSLIGTDAFQEVDTYGLTIPITKHNFLVQSCEDLLEVIPEAFRIAESGRPGPVVIDVPKNIQNEVIEIKSWPEPYIKDEPVMFNEDNMERALEMINKAERPVLYVGGGVIAGDAVKEVQEFSKRNSIPAVSTLMGLGVFKDSDPGFLGMLGMHGARYTNMVMEEADLLIALGVRFDDRAVGKSNEFCCHADIIHVDIDRSEIGKIKSSNLSVVGDVKLVLQDLCKSVPESSRLEWNNRVAEIRSSNPRQLPDSEDFFHPINVIHKISEFVPDNTVICTDVGQHQMWVAQHYPFCGPRTLLTSGGLGTMGFGLPSAIGAALADKERKVVCVSGDGSILMNIQELATLAEQQLNIKILIMNNNRLGLVRQQQELFFEGRYVASTFKSNPDFASVAAGFGIVSADLGSEDDPEAALGRLLSFDGPCLINIPIGFENNVFPMVPPECANREMIGG; translated from the coding sequence ATGGAAAAAAGGAAACAGGAAGGTGTGATAATGAAATTGAGTGGTGCGGAAATTATCATCAACATGCTGGAACGGCAGGGTATTACAACCGTTGCCGGCATTCCGGGGGGATCTACTCTGCCTATTTACGATGCCCTTGGAAAAAGTTCTATAAAACATATCCTCTCGCGACATGAACAAGGTGCCGGATTCATCGCGCAGGGGATGGCAAGGACCACGGGCAAAGCGGCAGTATGTTTAGCCACATCCGGTCCCGGTGTTACAAATCTTTTAACGGCCATAGCCGATGCATGTCTTGATTCCATTCCTATTATCGCCATCACAGGTCAGGTTACCAATTCCCTCATTGGAACTGATGCTTTTCAGGAAGTTGATACATACGGCCTGACAATACCAATCACCAAACATAATTTTTTAGTCCAGAGCTGTGAAGATCTTCTTGAAGTTATACCGGAAGCTTTTCGGATTGCAGAGTCAGGGAGGCCCGGTCCGGTAGTTATTGATGTACCTAAAAATATTCAGAATGAAGTTATTGAAATAAAGAGCTGGCCTGAGCCTTATATCAAGGACGAACCGGTGATGTTCAATGAAGATAATATGGAACGTGCTCTCGAAATGATAAATAAGGCCGAACGTCCGGTTTTATATGTCGGCGGGGGAGTTATCGCCGGGGATGCTGTTAAAGAAGTTCAGGAGTTTTCAAAACGTAATTCTATCCCTGCGGTCTCGACTCTTATGGGGCTCGGGGTTTTTAAGGATTCGGACCCCGGATTCCTTGGAATGCTTGGTATGCATGGGGCCAGATACACCAACATGGTTATGGAAGAAGCAGATCTGCTTATAGCCCTCGGGGTGAGATTTGATGATCGTGCTGTAGGTAAATCAAATGAATTTTGCTGCCACGCTGATATAATCCATGTTGATATTGATCGTTCCGAAATTGGAAAAATAAAAAGCTCCAATCTTTCAGTTGTTGGTGATGTTAAATTGGTTCTTCAGGATTTGTGTAAATCTGTTCCAGAATCATCCCGTTTAGAGTGGAATAACCGGGTTGCAGAAATACGCTCAAGTAATCCCAGACAGCTCCCTGACAGTGAAGACTTCTTTCATCCCATCAACGTGATCCATAAGATATCAGAATTTGTTCCAGATAATACGGTTATCTGTACCGATGTCGGACAGCATCAGATGTGGGTTGCACAGCATTATCCGTTTTGCGGGCCCAGAACTCTGCTTACTTCTGGTGGGCTTGGTACAATGGGATTCGGTCTCCCCAGCGCAATAGGAGCAGCTTTAGCTGATAAAGAAAGGAAAGTTGTTTGTGTCAGTGGTGACGGTTCTATTTTAATGAATATTCAGGAGCTTGCCACTCTTGCGGAACAGCAGTTGAATATTAAAATTTTAATAATGAATAACAATAGATTAGGGCTTGTTAGACAACAGCAGGAACTCTTTTTTGAAGGAAGGTATGTTGCCTCAACTTTCAAGTCTAATCCTGATTTTGCTTCTGTTGCTGCCGGATTCGGAATTGTTTCAGCTGACCTCGGCAGTGAAGATGACCCTGAAGCAGCTCTTGGCAGACTGCTTTCGTTTGATGGCCCATGTCTCATAAATATACCCATAGGCTTTGAAAATAATGTTTTCCCTATGGTTCCCCCTGAATGTGCTAATCGTGAAATGATTGGAGGTTAA
- a CDS encoding class I SAM-dependent methyltransferase, with protein MNLTPSKKKRKKIKKITSVLSVYEKRQWKRILDSENRNVRILEVGCGRCSKTVLLKKFGFHNILGVEKNLNLVNMAVSEGFNVVDVDSFEREFKDEQFDLLILSHIIEHFDFKDLIEFMSGYLKHLKPGGRLLIATPVLHEHFWLDLDHVKPYYPHGIKNFFGSDDEQVQLRLPYKLKLIDIRFRRGPYKVKLSRALLLKKNDLPMLLINLMSAFFFKISCGLLGHKTGWIGLYKVY; from the coding sequence ATGAATTTAACACCTTCGAAAAAAAAACGTAAAAAAATAAAGAAAATCACTAGTGTTTTGTCTGTTTACGAAAAGAGACAATGGAAAAGAATCTTAGATTCAGAAAACAGAAATGTCCGCATTCTTGAAGTCGGTTGTGGAAGATGCTCCAAGACTGTTTTATTAAAAAAGTTTGGTTTCCATAATATTCTCGGGGTTGAGAAAAATTTAAACCTTGTGAATATGGCTGTTTCTGAAGGTTTCAATGTAGTTGATGTGGATAGCTTTGAACGTGAATTTAAGGATGAGCAGTTTGATCTGCTGATTTTATCACATATTATAGAGCATTTTGATTTTAAAGACCTTATTGAATTTATGAGTGGGTACTTAAAACATCTTAAACCGGGGGGCCGACTGCTCATTGCTACTCCCGTTTTACATGAACATTTCTGGCTGGATCTGGACCATGTTAAACCTTATTATCCTCATGGAATAAAAAATTTTTTTGGCTCCGATGACGAGCAGGTCCAGCTTAGGCTTCCGTATAAGTTAAAACTTATTGATATCAGATTTCGTAGAGGACCATATAAAGTAAAGCTTTCAAGAGCTCTTTTGTTGAAAAAAAACGACCTCCCTATGCTGTTAATTAATTTAATGAGTGCCTTCTTTTTTAAAATTAGTTGTGGTCTGTTGGGACATAAAACAGGGTGGATTGGATTATATAAAGTTTATTAG
- a CDS encoding glycosyltransferase family protein has translation MDKKYNILMYSHDTYGLGHIRRTMAIASQLKAEGVNILIMTGSPLVGRFEFPEQIDFVRIPGMIKKSNDVYVPHSIKIDPIHAMTIRQSIIDATARSFKPDLFIVDKAPRGLKSEIMPTLEWMKAEGKTKTVLGLRDIMDDSKSTIEDWQQKGIYDVLENLYSEIWVYGHKEFYNPVTEYAIPDSVSKKMIFTGYIPRRKHSKNKVCKARNCKKTVVITAGGGGDGYPLMDTFLKAMENHGEQEFNAVMVTGPFMPKEQRLDLARRAKKLSVTFYHFYRRMEKLFSNADLVVSMGGYNTICEILSHKQVSLIVPRETPRLEQTIRANVLKEQKLADFLPWHDLEQEALLEKIHHLLNNSMEIRQAVNSFKFTGLDVMHERVKLFKKSI, from the coding sequence ATGGATAAAAAATATAATATTCTGATGTACTCCCACGACACTTACGGTCTTGGACACATTCGGAGAACAATGGCCATTGCATCCCAGCTGAAGGCCGAAGGCGTAAACATCCTGATAATGACCGGATCACCACTGGTCGGGCGCTTTGAATTCCCTGAACAGATTGATTTTGTAAGAATCCCGGGAATGATTAAAAAATCTAACGACGTTTATGTACCCCACTCCATAAAAATTGATCCTATTCATGCAATGACAATCAGGCAATCCATTATAGATGCCACAGCCAGAAGCTTTAAACCGGATCTTTTTATTGTTGATAAGGCTCCGAGAGGACTGAAAAGCGAGATAATGCCCACGCTTGAATGGATGAAAGCCGAGGGCAAAACAAAAACGGTCCTTGGTCTCAGAGACATTATGGATGACTCCAAAAGCACAATTGAAGACTGGCAGCAGAAAGGAATCTATGATGTCCTTGAAAACCTGTATTCTGAAATATGGGTATACGGTCATAAAGAATTTTATAATCCGGTTACTGAGTACGCCATCCCGGACTCAGTAAGTAAAAAAATGATTTTTACCGGATATATTCCACGCCGCAAGCATTCAAAAAACAAAGTCTGCAAAGCGCGCAACTGCAAAAAAACAGTTGTAATTACTGCTGGAGGCGGCGGAGACGGATATCCACTTATGGATACCTTTTTAAAAGCTATGGAAAACCATGGTGAACAGGAATTCAACGCTGTGATGGTAACAGGCCCGTTTATGCCAAAAGAGCAAAGGCTTGATCTCGCCAGACGTGCCAAAAAACTTTCTGTTACTTTCTATCATTTTTACAGACGAATGGAAAAACTGTTCAGCAATGCTGATCTTGTTGTCAGTATGGGTGGTTACAACACCATATGTGAAATTCTTAGTCATAAACAGGTCAGCCTTATTGTCCCCCGTGAGACACCACGACTTGAGCAGACAATAAGAGCTAATGTTCTTAAAGAACAGAAACTGGCCGATTTTCTACCGTGGCATGATCTGGAGCAGGAAGCTCTTCTGGAAAAAATCCACCATCTGTTAAATAACTCCATGGAAATCAGACAGGCTGTAAATTCATTCAAATTTACAGGCCTTGATGTGATGCATGAAAGAGTAAAACTTTTTAAAAAATCAATATGA
- a CDS encoding glycosyltransferase family 4 protein codes for MTNTSKPVLGMILKGYPRISETFISNEIRLLEKRGVKIHIISMRKPRENFTHKSVKEIQAEVSYLPSELDLLMKELFNSTEAEAWLKCANYKTDPEYKKRADLIQKKYCANKSDASLKHLLQAEYIVEKILPDSGINHIHAHFAHSPTSVARNTSLLSGLPFSFTAHAKDIYTQAPEKITDKISAASFAVTCTGYNCKYLQSIAPEGKPIHKVYHGIDLSLFSSKRSPEAKAPYNILTVARFTTKKGLPTVFKALKELDKRGLDFKYRIVGEGDEREQTLALIDELNLTHRVEWLGTRPHEEVLEEYKKADVFTLGCEIAPNGDRDGIPNVLAESMAMSVPVVTTNISGIPELIENGKSGLLVDPKDPKAMADALERILTDQELRGKIIPEALKRVHEVFDNTYWIEKLFEVYAQHGIKAC; via the coding sequence ATGACAAATACTTCAAAACCTGTTCTGGGAATGATTTTAAAGGGTTACCCAAGAATATCAGAGACATTTATTTCCAATGAAATCAGATTATTGGAAAAACGCGGTGTTAAAATTCATATTATTTCAATGCGTAAGCCCCGCGAAAATTTTACCCATAAGTCAGTTAAAGAAATTCAGGCTGAGGTTTCCTATCTTCCTTCGGAATTAGACCTTCTAATGAAAGAATTATTCAACTCTACTGAAGCTGAAGCGTGGCTGAAATGTGCAAATTATAAAACAGATCCTGAATACAAGAAACGTGCTGATCTGATTCAGAAAAAATACTGCGCCAATAAATCAGATGCGTCACTCAAGCATTTATTGCAGGCAGAATACATAGTTGAAAAAATTCTTCCAGATTCAGGGATAAACCACATCCATGCTCACTTTGCACATTCACCAACATCCGTAGCCCGTAACACCAGCCTTCTTTCAGGGCTTCCATTCAGTTTTACGGCCCATGCCAAAGATATCTATACGCAGGCTCCTGAAAAAATTACTGACAAAATCAGCGCAGCATCCTTTGCAGTTACCTGCACCGGTTATAACTGCAAATATCTGCAAAGCATTGCTCCTGAAGGAAAACCGATACATAAAGTATACCATGGTATAGACCTGAGTCTGTTTTCTTCTAAACGCAGTCCTGAGGCTAAAGCTCCTTACAATATTTTAACAGTAGCCAGATTTACAACAAAAAAAGGATTGCCAACTGTATTTAAGGCTTTAAAAGAACTGGATAAACGTGGACTTGACTTCAAATACCGCATTGTCGGTGAAGGTGATGAACGGGAACAGACTCTAGCCCTTATTGATGAGCTGAACCTGACACACCGCGTTGAATGGCTGGGCACCAGACCGCATGAAGAAGTCCTTGAAGAATACAAAAAAGCTGACGTATTTACACTTGGCTGCGAAATAGCTCCAAATGGCGATAGAGACGGGATTCCAAATGTTCTTGCAGAAAGTATGGCGATGTCGGTCCCTGTAGTGACTACTAATATTTCAGGCATCCCTGAATTAATAGAAAACGGCAAAAGCGGACTGCTTGTTGATCCTAAAGATCCGAAAGCAATGGCTGATGCTCTTGAAAGAATTCTTACGGATCAGGAATTGAGGGGAAAAATTATCCCGGAAGCTTTAAAAAGAGTCCATGAAGTTTTCGACAATACTTACTGGATTGAAAAACTTTTTGAAGTTTATGCTCAGCATGGTATTAAAGCCTGCTGA
- a CDS encoding glycosyltransferase family 4 protein, producing the protein MRIAFYAPHKTIDHPTPSGDLFIGKSLFDSLKSQRHDIRIISRFRARNISKKPLRFITFLKEYRDTLKLLLDFNPDLWLTYHSYYKSPDILGPLLSQKLNVPYVIYQGVFSTKRRREFINWPGYILNKKALLNADHIFANKSIDYKNLSRIILPEKLSFQRPGIQISQFQFSAAARKEIRNKLEVDAKTVILSVAMFRKGVKQRSLLTLLEAYKKVETNFSNKTQLILAGDGECREELVNAAQKLGISSINFIGAISRNELYKYYSAADIFAYPGIGEALGMVYLEAQATGLPAVAFNTRGPSEAIESGSTGILTEEGNIELFASAICDLVKNKKLRKAMSLNSRQRIAELFDINTNFKEIEQKLLTVCKRRQKWEQPV; encoded by the coding sequence ATGCGGATAGCCTTTTATGCGCCACATAAGACGATAGACCATCCGACTCCGTCAGGTGACCTGTTTATTGGTAAAAGTCTTTTTGATTCACTTAAATCACAAAGGCATGATATCCGCATCATCAGCAGATTCAGAGCACGAAATATTTCAAAAAAGCCACTTAGATTTATAACTTTTTTAAAAGAATACCGTGATACCCTAAAATTACTTTTAGATTTCAATCCTGATCTCTGGCTGACATATCACAGTTATTATAAATCTCCTGATATTTTAGGACCGCTGCTGTCACAAAAACTTAATGTTCCCTATGTTATATATCAGGGAGTTTTCTCCACTAAAAGAAGGAGGGAGTTTATAAACTGGCCCGGCTATATTTTAAATAAAAAAGCTCTGTTGAATGCAGATCATATCTTTGCAAACAAGAGCATAGATTATAAGAATCTCTCGCGTATTATTCTACCGGAAAAGCTCAGCTTTCAGCGTCCCGGTATTCAAATTTCGCAATTTCAATTCTCCGCAGCAGCGAGAAAGGAAATAAGAAACAAACTTGAAGTAGATGCTAAAACCGTTATTCTTTCCGTGGCGATGTTCAGAAAAGGCGTAAAACAAAGAAGTCTTTTAACGCTGCTTGAAGCCTACAAAAAAGTCGAAACTAATTTTTCAAATAAGACACAGCTGATTCTTGCCGGAGATGGTGAATGCCGTGAAGAACTGGTTAATGCAGCTCAAAAGCTTGGCATAAGCAGCATCAATTTTATCGGCGCAATCAGTAGAAATGAATTATACAAATATTACAGCGCGGCTGATATTTTTGCTTATCCAGGAATAGGTGAAGCTTTGGGTATGGTTTATCTTGAAGCACAGGCTACGGGTCTTCCTGCTGTGGCCTTCAACACAAGAGGACCATCTGAAGCCATTGAAAGCGGCTCTACAGGGATACTAACAGAAGAAGGAAATATTGAATTGTTTGCATCAGCAATCTGTGACCTTGTAAAAAATAAAAAACTTCGTAAAGCCATGTCATTGAACTCAAGACAAAGAATAGCAGAACTATTCGATATCAATACAAATTTTAAAGAAATTGAACAGAAGTTGTTAACAGTATGCAAGCGGAGACAAAAATGGGAACAGCCCGTATAG
- a CDS encoding histidine phosphatase family protein, which translates to MGTARIALIRHSITEWNEIDRIQGQFNSPLTENGINLAKSWIAKLNPQQFDAVICSDLGRAIQTAEIVTAGINIPFFMTEGLREEDWGIWSGMLLADIKNDYHEELEKQVMKGWDFRPPNGESRTEVADRAEKSLYSEINKVIKTTGNNSPKILAVSHEGVLKALIYRLLGHDFMPTPKKSLKKRRLHWLDFNGKLSIASLNNKI; encoded by the coding sequence ATGGGAACAGCCCGTATAGCACTAATTCGTCATTCGATAACAGAATGGAATGAAATTGATCGTATTCAGGGGCAGTTCAATTCCCCACTGACTGAAAATGGAATCAATCTGGCTAAGAGCTGGATAGCAAAGCTTAATCCTCAGCAATTTGATGCCGTCATCTGTAGTGATCTGGGCAGAGCAATCCAGACCGCCGAAATAGTAACAGCAGGAATAAACATTCCTTTTTTCATGACTGAAGGACTGCGTGAAGAAGATTGGGGAATATGGAGTGGAATGCTACTCGCAGACATAAAAAATGATTACCATGAAGAACTCGAAAAGCAGGTAATGAAAGGTTGGGATTTCAGGCCTCCCAATGGAGAAAGCAGAACTGAAGTAGCTGACAGAGCTGAGAAGTCCTTATACTCTGAGATTAATAAAGTTATTAAAACTACTGGAAATAATTCACCAAAAATACTTGCTGTATCCCATGAAGGGGTATTAAAAGCTTTAATCTACAGACTTCTTGGTCATGATTTTATGCCAACCCCTAAAAAAAGTCTTAAAAAACGCAGGCTGCACTGGCTTGATTTTAACGGAAAACTTTCCATTGCAAGCCTTAATAATAAGATATGA
- a CDS encoding glycosyltransferase family protein encodes MGHFFRSLEICKALKGEDILFLSGGPEPPEQMPDYVNYLPLPALCMDENFGGLKPLDEKRDLEEIKAERTTKIHTAFKNFNPDIFLVELFPFGRKAFRFELLPLMKDIKNGLLPKSKIVCSLRDILVERDDGGKHERMSVKTLNDFFDLVLVHSDEKVIKLDETFSRVQEIKPEIKYTGFVARTHSTKTDIDIRSELKLAVNDKLLVASAGGGKIGGPLLNSVVDAFIKLNSSNGLIVYTGPFLDEQEYNNLKHKASNSSAKIIIRRFTSEFVPLLKMADGLISMGGYNTMMDIVSTGIPALIHPFAQNREQKMRIDKMSGYINIDIIEENEINSRTMLSGIKKLLKAKRNTIPRIKIDGANVSAEILKNFKG; translated from the coding sequence ATGGGTCACTTTTTCAGAAGTCTTGAAATATGCAAGGCTTTGAAGGGAGAAGATATACTCTTTCTCTCAGGTGGTCCTGAACCTCCAGAGCAGATGCCAGACTATGTTAACTATCTTCCCCTGCCTGCGCTCTGTATGGATGAAAATTTCGGAGGCTTAAAACCTCTTGATGAAAAACGTGATCTGGAAGAAATAAAAGCTGAAAGAACAACTAAAATTCATACTGCTTTCAAAAACTTTAACCCCGATATTTTTCTGGTAGAGCTATTCCCCTTTGGACGCAAAGCTTTTCGTTTTGAACTTCTTCCTTTAATGAAGGACATTAAAAATGGTCTTCTGCCAAAATCAAAAATAGTATGCTCCCTTAGAGACATACTAGTAGAACGTGATGATGGCGGCAAACATGAAAGAATGAGTGTAAAGACACTTAATGATTTTTTTGATCTAGTTCTTGTCCACTCAGACGAAAAAGTAATTAAGCTTGATGAAACATTTTCCAGAGTTCAGGAGATTAAACCGGAAATAAAATATACCGGTTTTGTCGCCCGCACTCATAGTACAAAAACTGATATCGATATCAGGTCGGAATTAAAACTCGCAGTAAACGACAAATTACTTGTAGCTTCGGCCGGTGGCGGTAAAATCGGCGGCCCTTTGCTTAATTCAGTTGTCGACGCATTTATCAAGCTAAATTCCAGTAATGGTCTTATAGTTTACACAGGCCCTTTCCTTGATGAACAGGAATATAATAATCTTAAGCACAAAGCTTCAAATTCTTCTGCCAAAATTATCATCAGACGTTTTACCTCAGAATTTGTTCCACTGTTAAAAATGGCTGACGGGCTTATATCCATGGGTGGCTATAACACCATGATGGATATTGTCAGCACCGGCATACCTGCTCTCATTCATCCTTTTGCCCAGAACAGAGAGCAAAAAATGCGTATTGATAAAATGTCAGGCTATATAAACATTGATATTATAGAAGAAAATGAAATAAATTCCAGAACAATGCTGTCAGGAATTAAGAAACTGCTAAAAGCCAAGCGCAACACTATACCCCGAATCAAAATTGACGGGGCAAATGTTTCAGCTGAGATACTCAAAAATTTCAAAGGATAA
- a CDS encoding polysaccharide deacetylase family protein, which translates to MPYRTVSPVWKNKSTVLQSALENWITDIEKVIPDTGTDVFFRADDIGYPGRQFSAMINVFKKHNIPLALAVVPCWLNDARTEKILAELGPQYSLWCLHLHGYRHMNTEPEGKKFEFGSSLDKQTILKRLAAGKNKLENNFKDKFVPIFTPPWNRCSLATMESLLELGFTAISRSTNVKPTPPEKLLDLPVNIDLHTRKEDSPEESLRELLKQMSEALMSGQSGFMLHHQRMNEKAFFFIDQLLPMLASVKNVRIKTLDSFCPNQI; encoded by the coding sequence ATGCCATATCGTACTGTCTCCCCTGTCTGGAAGAATAAGAGCACTGTTTTACAATCCGCATTGGAAAATTGGATTACAGACATTGAAAAAGTAATCCCTGACACCGGAACGGATGTTTTTTTCAGGGCTGACGACATCGGTTATCCCGGCAGACAGTTCTCAGCCATGATCAATGTATTCAAAAAACATAATATTCCGCTGGCACTGGCTGTCGTTCCATGCTGGCTGAATGATGCCAGAACTGAAAAGATACTTGCTGAGCTTGGTCCGCAATATTCACTATGGTGCCTGCATCTTCATGGATACCGTCATATGAATACCGAACCTGAAGGTAAAAAATTTGAATTCGGATCATCACTTGATAAACAGACTATCCTGAAACGTCTTGCAGCCGGTAAAAACAAACTTGAAAATAATTTTAAAGATAAGTTTGTTCCTATATTTACCCCGCCATGGAACAGGTGCTCTCTGGCAACCATGGAAAGTCTTCTTGAACTGGGATTTACTGCAATTTCACGCAGCACGAATGTAAAGCCAACTCCACCTGAAAAACTTCTCGATCTCCCTGTAAATATTGACCTGCACACAAGAAAGGAAGATTCACCTGAAGAATCATTGCGAGAACTTCTCAAACAGATGTCTGAAGCATTAATGAGTGGTCAATCCGGATTCATGCTGCACCACCAGCGCATGAATGAAAAAGCTTTCTTTTTTATAGACCAACTTCTGCCAATGCTTGCCTCAGTAAAAAATGTTAGAATTAAAACTCTTGATTCATTTTGCCCAAATCAGATTTAA